From the Lolium rigidum isolate FL_2022 chromosome 2, APGP_CSIRO_Lrig_0.1, whole genome shotgun sequence genome, one window contains:
- the LOC124692963 gene encoding uncharacterized protein LOC124692963, whose amino-acid sequence MSSLTQPMPYYPTTSSPITRAQPATASRGSFVPVFTVLGVISFLAVVACVAGRLCGRRLSRKKSSYSDQHYYGTDAVGGDLEKGFEVKYPPMKPMPSSRAVIHDMDDGFEIKFAPGKPAAWKTDSKPDGRGRQQHQHPQVGVAMPREYAGFRYPAAANGAVRQGQVRGGTFVSAKP is encoded by the coding sequence atgtCTTCTCTAACTCAGCCCATGCCGTACTACCCGACCACCTCCAGCCCCATCACGCGCGCGCAGCCAGCCACCGCCTCCAGGGGCTCCTTCGTGCCGGTCTTCACCGTGCTCGGCGTCATCTccttcctcgccgtcgtcgcctgcGTCGCGGGCCGGCTCTGCGGCCGCCGCCTCTCCAGGAAGAAGTCCTCCTACTCCGACCAGCACTACTACGGCACCGACGCCGTGGGCGGCGACCTGgagaagggcttcgaggtcaagtACCCGCCCATGAAGCCCATGCCGAGCTCCCGCGCGGTCATCCACGACATGGACGACGGCTTCGAGATCAAGTTCGCGCCGGGGAAGCCCGCGGCGTGGAAGACCGACAGCAAGCCCGACGGCAGAGGGCGCCAGCAGCACCAGCATCCCCAGGTTGGCGTCGCCATGCCCAGAGAGTACGCGGGTTTCAGGTACCCTGCAGCCGCCAACGGCGCGGTCAGGCAGGGGCAAGTCAGGGGCGGAACATTCGTCTCTGCAAAGCCCTAG